A single genomic interval of Oryza sativa Japonica Group chromosome 7, ASM3414082v1 harbors:
- the LOC107277075 gene encoding wall-associated receptor kinase 2 — translation MVLRAVAVSGALLLLVVVGSSAAGAGSGSCQTRCGDVDILYPFGIGPNCSRGVGFEIECNTRNGSGDLVPTLAATSLSIVQNLSVESPPMAKVMLPVAYKCYNDPTKTQDFNGEVELNKTGVYRISDELNMLVVLVCNTMVYTKNGNSEGGLYPYLYYTGCIAYCNDSRSAQDGKCAGAGCCHVDIPGGLTDNTLVFDSWNLWLDWAIRDDDSACPPLALGKKPPAASYACVSDNSECVFSTNGPGYFCRCLPAYHGNPYEYYDDKQGKDVWKMNEYFKKNGGSILQKVDNVKIFSKDELKKITKNNSEVLGQGGFGKVYKGTLGDNTIVAVKTSIEVNEARKDDFTNEVIIQSQMMHNNIIKLLGCCLEVDVPMLVYEFAANGNLQDILHGDGNIPLPLHLRLDIAIESAEGLRYMHSSTNRTIRHGDVKPANILLTDKFIPKISDIGTSKLLTVDKDFTMFVVGSMGYIDPVFHKTGHLTQKSDVYSFGVVLLELISRKPTIYGENCSLIIEFQQSYDKENSGRMMFDKDIEIEEDILILEEIGRLAMECLKEKVEERPDMKEVAERLVMLRRSRKGGQGSYSISPQNFEEISIEGTPKSFGAEISESSNAAVSAPATPAN, via the exons ATGGTGTTGAGGGCAGTAGCAGTATCAGGGGCCCTGCTGCTGCTTGTGGTTGTGGGTTcttccgccgccggtgccggtaGTGGCAGCTGCCAGACAAGGTGCGGCGACGTGGACATCCTGTACCCATTCGGCATCGGCCCCAACTGCTCCCGCGGCGTTGGGTTCGAGATCGAGTGCAATACGAGGAACGGCAGCGGCGACTTGGTGCCGACCCTGGCGGCCACCAGCTTGAGCATCGTGCAGAACCTGTCGGTGGAGTCGCCTCCAATGGCGAAGGTGATGCTGCCGGTGGCATACAAGTGCTACAACGACCCAACAAAAACCCAAGATTTCAACGGCGAGGTAGAGCTGAACAAGACCGGCGTGTACCGCATCTCCGATGAGCTGAACATGCTGGTCGTCCTCGTCTGCAACACCATGGTGTACACCAAGAACGGCAACAGTGAGGGCGGCCTATACCCGTACCTCTACTACACCGGCTGCATCGCCTACTGCAACGACTCTAGGAGCGCACAAGACGGCAAGTGCGCCGGTGCCGGCTGCTGCCATGTCGACATCCCCGGTGGCCTCACCGACAACACCCTCGTCTTCGACTCGTGGAACC TGTGGCTGGACTGGGCCATCCGCGACGACGACTCGGCCTGTCCTCCGCTGGCGCTGGGGAAGAAACCACCAGCTGCATCGTACGCCTGCGTCAGCGACAACAGCGAGtgcgtcttctccaccaacggCCCCGGTTACTTCTGCAGGTGCCTCCCAGCCTACCATGGGAACCCTTATGAGTATTACGATGACAAGCAGGGCAAAGATGTCTGG AAAATGAATGAATATTTCAAAAAGAATGGTGGTTCAATACTACAGAAAGTGGACAATGTCAAGATTTTTTCCAAAGATGAGCTAAAAAAGATCACAAAGAACAATTCAGAGGTTCTTGGTCAAGGAGGCTTTGGTAAGGTATACAAGGGGACTCTTGGAGATAATACTATTGTCGCTGTGAAGACCTCAATTGAGGTAAATGAAGCACGAAAGGATGATTTCACAAATGAGGTAATTATTCAGTCGCAAATGATGCACAACAACATTATCAAACTTTTGGGTTGTTGCTTGGAGGTGGATGTTCCGATGTTGGTATATGAATTTGCGGCTAATGGCAATCTGCAAGATATTCTCCATGGTGATGGCAATATCCCTCTACCATTACACTTACGCCTAGACATTGCAATTGAATCTGCCGAAGGTCTAAGATACATGCACTCCTCAACTAATCGTACCATACGACATGGCGATGTCAAACCAGCCAACATACTTCTAACGGATAAGTTCATCCCTAAGATATCAGACATTGGAACTTCCAAGCTTCTTACTGTAGACAAAGACTTTACCATGTTTGTGGTAGGAAGCATGGGCTACATAGACCCAGTGTTCCATAAGACTGGTCATTTAACACAGAAGAGTGATGTGTATAGCTTTGGAGTTGTACTACTTGAACTCATAAGTAGAAAGCCAAcaatatatggtgaaaattgTAGCCTGATCATTGAGTTCCAGCAGTCCTACGATAAAGAGAATAGTGGGAGAATGATGTTCGACAAGGATATTGAAATTGAAGAAGACATCCTCATCCTTGAAGAAATTGGCAGGCTGGCAATGGAGTGTTTGAAAGAAAAGGTTGAAGAACGACCTGATATGAAGGAGGTAGCAGAACGACTAGTGATGCTGCGAAGATCTAGGAAGGGTGGGCAAGGAAGTTATAGTATAAGCCCTCAAAACTTTGAGGAGATCAGCATCGAGGGGACTCCTAAGAGCTTTGGTGCTGAAATCAGTGAAAGTAGCAATGCGGCGGTTTCTGCACCAGCCACTCCAGCCAACTAA
- the LOC4342832 gene encoding uncharacterized protein isoform X3 gives MLRCVAGGRRESDCFLLPSSIQNHFVSSFFFYLSIYLWRREERKSMASPPSPSASRAVAVERSPGFGLEPSSSSSSSSSAPSRNELLTMVKKHSHLIGWTVVDAEDDASDVGMDDRFWHEMLDLFFVRGRVSKRREEDDLVFFVNNNMKMHGHGFNDNMEDPPPFFVRRWAPMLEKISNINSAGVDWERSFYLNLIAHTSYTVTVAICSVRDLRSRVEKSKPLSPVYKVTKTVYASPSRVNFHLDRRKAVETVPAYPNICFSVDDFDDTFDAVVLSDPEHCYCVILNAHDGAAFPEDTESKNASSNLLNTGSNQEKPPKRTLFSGYVSYQNVREAYNAGRSQFGSLLSLGHDQTKLDKLYMRGPEGRGEVEVAVSGIADQSHERSKKDPGDSFRVFVHRAASAASKLAKHAYEAASTNKRFDHELLPLKCCLMSVSLPWDYIAHDLLHKETPPLDL, from the exons ATGTTGCGTTGCGTtgcgggaggaagaagggaatcTGATTgcttccttcttccttcttcgatTCAGAATCACtttgtttcttctttcttcttctatctatctatctacctgTGGAGACGAGAGGAGAGGAAATCTATGGCGTCTCCTCCTTCGCCCTCCGCATCACGCGCAGTCGCAGTCGAGAGATCACCGGGGTTCGGCTTggagccctcctcctcctcctcctcgtcgtcgtcggccccCTCAAG GAATGAGCTGCTGACTATGGTGAAAAAACATTCCCATTTGATTGGGTGGACAGTTGTTGATGCTGAAGATGATGCATCAGACGTGGGAATGGATGATCGATTCTGGCATGAAATGCTTGATCTTTTCTTCGTGCGTGGTAGGGTTTCAAAGAGGAGGGAAGAGGATGACCTCGTCTTTTTTGTTAATAATAATATG AAAATGCATGGCCATGGGTTCAACGATAACATGGAAGATCCACCTCCTTTTTTTGTGAGAAGATGGGCTCCTATG CTTGAAAAGATCAGCAATATAAATTCAGCTGGAGTTGATTGGGAGCGTTCATTCTATTTGAATTTAATTGCTCACACATCATACACTGTTACAGTTGCAATATGCAG TGTCAGGGATCTTCGCAGCCGTGTAGAGAAAAGCAAACCATTATCACCAGTTTATAAG GTCACAAAAACTGTGTATGCATCCCCAAGCCGTGTAAATTTTCATCTTGATCGAAGAAAG GCTGTGGAAACTGTACCTGCATATCCCAATATTTGTTTCTCAGTTGATGACTTCGATGATACTTTTGATGCTGTT GTTTTGTCAGACCCCGAACATTGCTATTGTGTGATTCTCAATGCACATGATGGGGCAGCTTTTCCTGAAGACACTGAATCGAAGAATGCCAGCTCAAATCTACTAAACACTGGGAGCAACCAAGAAAAACCACCAAAG AGAACACTCTTCTCAGGCTACGTTAGCTACCAAAATGTTCGAGAAGCCTACAATG CTGGCAGATCACAATTTGGGAGCTTACTCTCACTCGGGCATGACCAAACTAAACTTGATAAACTTTATATGAGGGGCCCTGAAGGACGTGGGGAAGTTGAAGTAGCTGTTTCTGGAATTGCAG ATCAGAGCCATGAGAGATCAAAGAAAGATCCAGGAGATAGCTTTCGAGTCTTTGTTCATAGGGCAGCTTCTGCTGCATCAAAGCTGGCAAAGCATGCCTACGAGGCTGCATCTACCAACAAACGATTTGATCATGAGCTTCTGCCTCTGAAATGTTGCTTGATGTCGGTATCTCTTCCTTGGGACTACATTGCACATGACCTGCTACACAAG GAAACCCCTCCGCTGGACCTATGA
- the LOC4342832 gene encoding uncharacterized protein isoform X1: MISSLVKLLDVYAQEFALMKSDPPIAQHQSPRRQTGQGSGGPRIRSETQPSASDPAGQSDSRKRKLVLSDDEGDDTGKLRNKGAAGRPPKPTNPKKKTSSRPVLKIRKSSRNELLTMVKKHSHLIGWTVVDAEDDASDVGMDDRFWHEMLDLFFVRGRVSKRREEDDLVFFVNNNMKMHGHGFNDNMEDPPPFFVRRWAPMLEKISNINSAGVDWERSFYLNLIAHTSYTVTVAICSVRDLRSRVEKSKPLSPVYKVTKTVYASPSRVNFHLDRRKAVETVPAYPNICFSVDDFDDTFDAVVLSDPEHCYCVILNAHDGAAFPEDTESKNASSNLLNTGSNQEKPPKRTLFSGYVSYQNVREAYNAGRSQFGSLLSLGHDQTKLDKLYMRGPEGRGEVEVAVSGIADQSHERSKKDPGDSFRVFVHRAASAASKLAKHAYEAASTNKRFDHELLPLKCCLMSVSLPWDYIAHDLLHKETPPLDL, encoded by the exons ATGATTTCGTCTCTTGTTAAATTGCTTGACGTTTATGCTCAGGAGTTCGCATTGATGAAGTCAGATCCTCCAATCGCCCAGCACCAATCACCTCGCCGCCAAACTGGTCAGGGAAGCGGAGGACCAAGAATTCGGTCTGAAACCCAACCAAGTGCTTCTGATCCAGCCGGCCAGTCAGATTCTCGCAAGAGGAAGCTGGTTCTAAGTGACGACGAAGGCGATGATACCGGAAAGCTCAGAAATAAAGGAGCGGCCGGAAGACCTCCGAAGCCAACTAATCCGAAGAAGAAAACCTCCAGTCGTCCTGTACTAAAAATCAGAAAGTCTTCCAG GAATGAGCTGCTGACTATGGTGAAAAAACATTCCCATTTGATTGGGTGGACAGTTGTTGATGCTGAAGATGATGCATCAGACGTGGGAATGGATGATCGATTCTGGCATGAAATGCTTGATCTTTTCTTCGTGCGTGGTAGGGTTTCAAAGAGGAGGGAAGAGGATGACCTCGTCTTTTTTGTTAATAATAATATG AAAATGCATGGCCATGGGTTCAACGATAACATGGAAGATCCACCTCCTTTTTTTGTGAGAAGATGGGCTCCTATG CTTGAAAAGATCAGCAATATAAATTCAGCTGGAGTTGATTGGGAGCGTTCATTCTATTTGAATTTAATTGCTCACACATCATACACTGTTACAGTTGCAATATGCAG TGTCAGGGATCTTCGCAGCCGTGTAGAGAAAAGCAAACCATTATCACCAGTTTATAAG GTCACAAAAACTGTGTATGCATCCCCAAGCCGTGTAAATTTTCATCTTGATCGAAGAAAG GCTGTGGAAACTGTACCTGCATATCCCAATATTTGTTTCTCAGTTGATGACTTCGATGATACTTTTGATGCTGTT GTTTTGTCAGACCCCGAACATTGCTATTGTGTGATTCTCAATGCACATGATGGGGCAGCTTTTCCTGAAGACACTGAATCGAAGAATGCCAGCTCAAATCTACTAAACACTGGGAGCAACCAAGAAAAACCACCAAAG AGAACACTCTTCTCAGGCTACGTTAGCTACCAAAATGTTCGAGAAGCCTACAATG CTGGCAGATCACAATTTGGGAGCTTACTCTCACTCGGGCATGACCAAACTAAACTTGATAAACTTTATATGAGGGGCCCTGAAGGACGTGGGGAAGTTGAAGTAGCTGTTTCTGGAATTGCAG ATCAGAGCCATGAGAGATCAAAGAAAGATCCAGGAGATAGCTTTCGAGTCTTTGTTCATAGGGCAGCTTCTGCTGCATCAAAGCTGGCAAAGCATGCCTACGAGGCTGCATCTACCAACAAACGATTTGATCATGAGCTTCTGCCTCTGAAATGTTGCTTGATGTCGGTATCTCTTCCTTGGGACTACATTGCACATGACCTGCTACACAAG GAAACCCCTCCGCTGGACCTATGA
- the LOC4342832 gene encoding uncharacterized protein isoform X6, with amino-acid sequence MVKKHSHLIGWTVVDAEDDASDVGMDDRFWHEMLDLFFVRGRVSKRREEDDLVFFVNNNMKMHGHGFNDNMEDPPPFFVRRWAPMLEKISNINSAGVDWERSFYLNLIAHTSYTVTVAICSVRDLRSRVEKSKPLSPVYKVTKTVYASPSRVNFHLDRRKAVETVPAYPNICFSVDDFDDTFDAVVLSDPEHCYCVILNAHDGAAFPEDTESKNASSNLLNTGSNQEKPPKRTLFSGYVSYQNVREAYNAGRSQFGSLLSLGHDQTKLDKLYMRGPEGRGEVEVAVSGIADQSHERSKKDPGDSFRVFVHRAASAASKLAKHAYEAASTNKRFDHELLPLKCCLMSVSLPWDYIAHDLLHKETPPLDL; translated from the exons ATGGTGAAAAAACATTCCCATTTGATTGGGTGGACAGTTGTTGATGCTGAAGATGATGCATCAGACGTGGGAATGGATGATCGATTCTGGCATGAAATGCTTGATCTTTTCTTCGTGCGTGGTAGGGTTTCAAAGAGGAGGGAAGAGGATGACCTCGTCTTTTTTGTTAATAATAATATG AAAATGCATGGCCATGGGTTCAACGATAACATGGAAGATCCACCTCCTTTTTTTGTGAGAAGATGGGCTCCTATG CTTGAAAAGATCAGCAATATAAATTCAGCTGGAGTTGATTGGGAGCGTTCATTCTATTTGAATTTAATTGCTCACACATCATACACTGTTACAGTTGCAATATGCAG TGTCAGGGATCTTCGCAGCCGTGTAGAGAAAAGCAAACCATTATCACCAGTTTATAAG GTCACAAAAACTGTGTATGCATCCCCAAGCCGTGTAAATTTTCATCTTGATCGAAGAAAG GCTGTGGAAACTGTACCTGCATATCCCAATATTTGTTTCTCAGTTGATGACTTCGATGATACTTTTGATGCTGTT GTTTTGTCAGACCCCGAACATTGCTATTGTGTGATTCTCAATGCACATGATGGGGCAGCTTTTCCTGAAGACACTGAATCGAAGAATGCCAGCTCAAATCTACTAAACACTGGGAGCAACCAAGAAAAACCACCAAAG AGAACACTCTTCTCAGGCTACGTTAGCTACCAAAATGTTCGAGAAGCCTACAATG CTGGCAGATCACAATTTGGGAGCTTACTCTCACTCGGGCATGACCAAACTAAACTTGATAAACTTTATATGAGGGGCCCTGAAGGACGTGGGGAAGTTGAAGTAGCTGTTTCTGGAATTGCAG ATCAGAGCCATGAGAGATCAAAGAAAGATCCAGGAGATAGCTTTCGAGTCTTTGTTCATAGGGCAGCTTCTGCTGCATCAAAGCTGGCAAAGCATGCCTACGAGGCTGCATCTACCAACAAACGATTTGATCATGAGCTTCTGCCTCTGAAATGTTGCTTGATGTCGGTATCTCTTCCTTGGGACTACATTGCACATGACCTGCTACACAAG GAAACCCCTCCGCTGGACCTATGA
- the LOC4342832 gene encoding uncharacterized protein isoform X2 encodes MKSDPPIAQHQSPRRQTGQGSGGPRIRSETQPSASDPAGQSDSRKRKLVLSDDEGDDTGKLRNKGAAGRPPKPTNPKKKTSSRPVLKIRKSSRNELLTMVKKHSHLIGWTVVDAEDDASDVGMDDRFWHEMLDLFFVRGRVSKRREEDDLVFFVNNNMKMHGHGFNDNMEDPPPFFVRRWAPMLEKISNINSAGVDWERSFYLNLIAHTSYTVTVAICSVRDLRSRVEKSKPLSPVYKVTKTVYASPSRVNFHLDRRKAVETVPAYPNICFSVDDFDDTFDAVVLSDPEHCYCVILNAHDGAAFPEDTESKNASSNLLNTGSNQEKPPKRTLFSGYVSYQNVREAYNAGRSQFGSLLSLGHDQTKLDKLYMRGPEGRGEVEVAVSGIADQSHERSKKDPGDSFRVFVHRAASAASKLAKHAYEAASTNKRFDHELLPLKCCLMSVSLPWDYIAHDLLHKETPPLDL; translated from the exons ATGAAGTCAGATCCTCCAATCGCCCAGCACCAATCACCTCGCCGCCAAACTGGTCAGGGAAGCGGAGGACCAAGAATTCGGTCTGAAACCCAACCAAGTGCTTCTGATCCAGCCGGCCAGTCAGATTCTCGCAAGAGGAAGCTGGTTCTAAGTGACGACGAAGGCGATGATACCGGAAAGCTCAGAAATAAAGGAGCGGCCGGAAGACCTCCGAAGCCAACTAATCCGAAGAAGAAAACCTCCAGTCGTCCTGTACTAAAAATCAGAAAGTCTTCCAG GAATGAGCTGCTGACTATGGTGAAAAAACATTCCCATTTGATTGGGTGGACAGTTGTTGATGCTGAAGATGATGCATCAGACGTGGGAATGGATGATCGATTCTGGCATGAAATGCTTGATCTTTTCTTCGTGCGTGGTAGGGTTTCAAAGAGGAGGGAAGAGGATGACCTCGTCTTTTTTGTTAATAATAATATG AAAATGCATGGCCATGGGTTCAACGATAACATGGAAGATCCACCTCCTTTTTTTGTGAGAAGATGGGCTCCTATG CTTGAAAAGATCAGCAATATAAATTCAGCTGGAGTTGATTGGGAGCGTTCATTCTATTTGAATTTAATTGCTCACACATCATACACTGTTACAGTTGCAATATGCAG TGTCAGGGATCTTCGCAGCCGTGTAGAGAAAAGCAAACCATTATCACCAGTTTATAAG GTCACAAAAACTGTGTATGCATCCCCAAGCCGTGTAAATTTTCATCTTGATCGAAGAAAG GCTGTGGAAACTGTACCTGCATATCCCAATATTTGTTTCTCAGTTGATGACTTCGATGATACTTTTGATGCTGTT GTTTTGTCAGACCCCGAACATTGCTATTGTGTGATTCTCAATGCACATGATGGGGCAGCTTTTCCTGAAGACACTGAATCGAAGAATGCCAGCTCAAATCTACTAAACACTGGGAGCAACCAAGAAAAACCACCAAAG AGAACACTCTTCTCAGGCTACGTTAGCTACCAAAATGTTCGAGAAGCCTACAATG CTGGCAGATCACAATTTGGGAGCTTACTCTCACTCGGGCATGACCAAACTAAACTTGATAAACTTTATATGAGGGGCCCTGAAGGACGTGGGGAAGTTGAAGTAGCTGTTTCTGGAATTGCAG ATCAGAGCCATGAGAGATCAAAGAAAGATCCAGGAGATAGCTTTCGAGTCTTTGTTCATAGGGCAGCTTCTGCTGCATCAAAGCTGGCAAAGCATGCCTACGAGGCTGCATCTACCAACAAACGATTTGATCATGAGCTTCTGCCTCTGAAATGTTGCTTGATGTCGGTATCTCTTCCTTGGGACTACATTGCACATGACCTGCTACACAAG GAAACCCCTCCGCTGGACCTATGA
- the LOC4342832 gene encoding uncharacterized protein isoform X4, giving the protein MVATVGSSSRTTMERNELLTMVKKHSHLIGWTVVDAEDDASDVGMDDRFWHEMLDLFFVRGRVSKRREEDDLVFFVNNNMKMHGHGFNDNMEDPPPFFVRRWAPMLEKISNINSAGVDWERSFYLNLIAHTSYTVTVAICSVRDLRSRVEKSKPLSPVYKVTKTVYASPSRVNFHLDRRKAVETVPAYPNICFSVDDFDDTFDAVVLSDPEHCYCVILNAHDGAAFPEDTESKNASSNLLNTGSNQEKPPKRTLFSGYVSYQNVREAYNAGRSQFGSLLSLGHDQTKLDKLYMRGPEGRGEVEVAVSGIADQSHERSKKDPGDSFRVFVHRAASAASKLAKHAYEAASTNKRFDHELLPLKCCLMSVSLPWDYIAHDLLHKETPPLDL; this is encoded by the exons ATGGTGGCTACTGTGGGCAGTAGTAGCAGGACCACCATGGAAAG GAATGAGCTGCTGACTATGGTGAAAAAACATTCCCATTTGATTGGGTGGACAGTTGTTGATGCTGAAGATGATGCATCAGACGTGGGAATGGATGATCGATTCTGGCATGAAATGCTTGATCTTTTCTTCGTGCGTGGTAGGGTTTCAAAGAGGAGGGAAGAGGATGACCTCGTCTTTTTTGTTAATAATAATATG AAAATGCATGGCCATGGGTTCAACGATAACATGGAAGATCCACCTCCTTTTTTTGTGAGAAGATGGGCTCCTATG CTTGAAAAGATCAGCAATATAAATTCAGCTGGAGTTGATTGGGAGCGTTCATTCTATTTGAATTTAATTGCTCACACATCATACACTGTTACAGTTGCAATATGCAG TGTCAGGGATCTTCGCAGCCGTGTAGAGAAAAGCAAACCATTATCACCAGTTTATAAG GTCACAAAAACTGTGTATGCATCCCCAAGCCGTGTAAATTTTCATCTTGATCGAAGAAAG GCTGTGGAAACTGTACCTGCATATCCCAATATTTGTTTCTCAGTTGATGACTTCGATGATACTTTTGATGCTGTT GTTTTGTCAGACCCCGAACATTGCTATTGTGTGATTCTCAATGCACATGATGGGGCAGCTTTTCCTGAAGACACTGAATCGAAGAATGCCAGCTCAAATCTACTAAACACTGGGAGCAACCAAGAAAAACCACCAAAG AGAACACTCTTCTCAGGCTACGTTAGCTACCAAAATGTTCGAGAAGCCTACAATG CTGGCAGATCACAATTTGGGAGCTTACTCTCACTCGGGCATGACCAAACTAAACTTGATAAACTTTATATGAGGGGCCCTGAAGGACGTGGGGAAGTTGAAGTAGCTGTTTCTGGAATTGCAG ATCAGAGCCATGAGAGATCAAAGAAAGATCCAGGAGATAGCTTTCGAGTCTTTGTTCATAGGGCAGCTTCTGCTGCATCAAAGCTGGCAAAGCATGCCTACGAGGCTGCATCTACCAACAAACGATTTGATCATGAGCTTCTGCCTCTGAAATGTTGCTTGATGTCGGTATCTCTTCCTTGGGACTACATTGCACATGACCTGCTACACAAG GAAACCCCTCCGCTGGACCTATGA
- the LOC4342832 gene encoding uncharacterized protein isoform X5: protein MVATVGSSSRTTMERNDQGFLTAIIKVESYFTTSLLGQRTYVKGNNVKISIERDRYSMLALVDDVGENFNWGPNQYIGFWKLGDVSTQSKVEITTDSQLLDWLDKGNQHGVVNIHAIVNDFGGPLQVEPSPTKRRCHPSVRYSIPCTPPLFTDLLVDATPLTLPESYNHLENSIQPVPSTQNESTTHPESTSHPDDEATSPIKKSAKKVVKKCAKRRSQDDDDDEEVWDDEKEENEEEEPQLCPNCDPLEVDSDSSYDSDAAASSDSEYDCDDLDDQIHDDDDNDSDLEHVFAYDFDNPCIDEGEVFADTTTCKEAVTHHAIIHDYSFETEKKDKQSVVEMTTAYVERRGLISDLFYQMAMEGLWLYMHLSK, encoded by the exons ATGGTGGCTACTGTGGGCAGTAGTAGCAGGACCACCATGGAAAG GAATGACCAAGGCTTCTTGACAGCCATTATTAAGGTTGAGTCTTATTTTACCACATCGCTTTTGGGTCAAAGGACATATGTTAAGGGAAACAATGTCAAAATTTCTATCGAAAGGGATAGGTATTCGATGCTTGCGCTAGTTGACGATGTAGGGGAAAATTTTAACTGGGGGCCAAATCAATACATCGGCTTTTGGAAATTGGGTGATGTGTCAACTCAGAGTAAAGTAGAGATAACCACAGATTCACAATTGCTAGATTGGTTGGATAAGGGTAATCAGCACGGGGTTGTCAATATTCATGCCATTGTCAATGATTTTGGTGGTCCATTGCAAGTTGAACCTTCACCAACTAAAAGAAGGTGCCACCCATCTGTGAGGTATTCTATTCCATGTACTCCACCACTATTTACTGACCTATTGGTTGATGCTACGCCACTAACACTGCCTGAGAGTTACAACCATCTTGAGAACTCCATCCAACCAGTACCATCCACCCAAAATGAGAGCACCACCCATCCGGAGAGCACTTCACATCCTGATGATGAAGCCACATCCCCTATTAAAAAGAGTGCAAAGAAGGTTGTAAAAAAGTGTGCAAAGAGGAGGAGCCaagacgatgacgatgatgaagaGGTTTGGGATGATGAGAAGGAAGAGAACGAAGAGGAGGAGCCCCAGCTATGCCCAAATTGTGACCCACTAGAGGTTGATAGTGATAGCAGCTATGATAGTGATGCAGCAGCCTCCTCTGACTCTGAATATGATTGTGATGATCTTGATGACCAAATACATGATGACGATGACAATGACTCTGACCTTGAGCATGTGTTTGCATATGATTTTGATAACCCATGTATTGATGAAGGAGAGGTGTTCGCAGATACTACTACTTGCAAGGAAGCTGTTACACACCATGCTATAATCCATGACTATTCTTTTGAAACTGAGAAAAAGGACAAGCAGAGTGTTGTCGAAatgacaactgcatacgtcgaaagacgtgggcTAATCAGCGATTTATTCTAtcaaatggctatggaaggattatggctatatatgcatctatctaaatag